A single genomic interval of Procambarus clarkii isolate CNS0578487 chromosome 17, FALCON_Pclarkii_2.0, whole genome shotgun sequence harbors:
- the LOC138365573 gene encoding uncharacterized protein — translation MSPLRSIHIEVDGTLSDKKRTEILKLYHDIIQQQLDNKFIEVVTNDDPKDGQNLPHHPVLKNYATTPIRIVFNCSAKTKQNSVSLNDCLQTDPNLRKRLYDVLLKFRIRTYAYTADINKAFLRIGLQEEDRNYAKFLWIKDPNDPNSELITYKLVPVLFGATSSLFLLQATLDTHLKNSNSPHKTEISNNLYVENF, via the coding sequence AACTGAGATCTTGAAATTGTACCATGatataatccaacaacaactcgaTAACAAATTTATCGAGGTTGTAACAAATGATGATCCTAAGGATGGACAGAACCTGCCGCACCATCCAGTACTGAAAAATTATGCTACTACCCCAATAAGGATAGTATTTAACTGCAGTGCCAAGACTAAGCAAAATAGTGTTTCattgaatgactgccttcaaactgacCCTAACCTGAGAAAAAGGCTATacgacgtgctgttaaagttccgTATCAGGACATATGCATACACGGCCGACATCAATAAGGCATTCCTTAGGATAGGTCTCCAAGAAGAAGACCGTAACTATGCCaagttcctatggatcaaggatcctaacgatccaaacagtgaattaatcacctACAAGCTTGTGCCAGTTTTGTTTGGTGCTACTTCTTCAttgtttctgcttcaagctaccttagaTACACACTTGAAGAATTCTAATAGCCCACATAAAACTGAAATTAGCAACAACCTGTATGTGGAAAATTTCTAA